A region of Marnyiella aurantia DNA encodes the following proteins:
- the secD gene encoding protein translocase subunit SecD, producing the protein MQGKGFITLIAVILGLICINELLPTWYTSKVEKQATEISAGDPVKYQKELDRLSKDTLNLGFTKLHYSGAKEKEMKLGLDLKGGINVLLEINQRDLISNLTNYSENPILIEALNRTDEVQKNSTRSYIDNFFVEFDAVNKQKGANLKLADPEIFGNPNLTEIRFNTNDEEVKKIVRNRIELSTGTAYEVIRTRIDKMGVTQPNVQRVPGTGRISVEMPGVKDIDRVKKMLQTSAKLQFWEVQQLQEVAPYFEQLSQIIAVKGDSIGVPKTTNLMNLLQLNTMAANGVGNIKLSDTATINKILNSQIAKDARPANIKYTNFFWGYKPDAGNENNLVLYAIRSNASQKAPVDGAVESANIGYDDLGRVVVDMQMDSKGAKDWKTMTEKNVGKPVAVTLDNVVYTAPNVNEAIPSGRTQISGNFSQEEAQDLVNVLGAGKLPAGAKIVQAEVVGPSLGAESIQSGMWSFIIAFLIIVVYLIFYYGGAGVYAVIAMVFNLFFLIGIMDSVDATLTLPGIAGIVLSMAMAIDANVIVYERTKEELFLGKNIKEAYKEGFNFSLSAIIDGNITSLLTAIVLYVFGTGPIKGFAVTLGIGILMSMFTCVLLTRVMIFNRLEKGKGLSVWTPMTKNLFRNTWINFIGKRKFAYIFSAILTVICLLSIFTQGFKFGVDFNGGRSYVVRFDKSVNPVEADESLQKIFVAKDGDQNAVDVKTFGTDNQLKITTDYMINEESVEADMAVEQKLFEGLKQFLPADASVRNFKGGEDTTYGIISSVKVGPTVADDIKSGGAMALLIALVGIFLYILLRFKRWQFSTGAIASLVHDAIVILGAYSILRNIMPFSMEINQDFIAALLTVLGYSINDTVIIFDRIREYLKDKKSLTLENLFNDSISSTLGRTFNTAFATFLVILAIFIFGGENLRGFMFALLIGVGFGTYSTWFIASAVSYDLLKKKGTKAIAEDPIVEDVAGTTRN; encoded by the coding sequence ATGCAAGGAAAAGGATTTATTACGCTTATAGCGGTTATTCTAGGCTTAATCTGCATCAACGAGCTGCTGCCCACGTGGTATACCAGTAAGGTTGAAAAGCAGGCTACAGAAATTTCGGCAGGTGATCCTGTGAAGTACCAAAAGGAGCTGGACCGGCTTTCCAAAGACACTCTTAATCTTGGGTTTACGAAACTCCACTACTCGGGTGCCAAGGAAAAAGAGATGAAACTTGGTTTGGACCTTAAGGGCGGGATTAATGTTCTTTTGGAAATCAACCAAAGGGACCTTATCAGCAACCTGACCAATTACTCTGAAAATCCAATCCTTATTGAGGCGCTGAACCGTACAGATGAAGTACAGAAGAATTCAACCCGCTCTTATATCGATAACTTTTTCGTTGAGTTTGATGCTGTAAATAAGCAGAAAGGTGCTAATCTTAAACTTGCAGACCCTGAAATCTTCGGTAATCCTAACCTTACAGAAATCAGGTTCAATACCAATGACGAGGAGGTTAAGAAAATCGTGCGCAACAGAATTGAGCTTTCTACCGGAACAGCTTACGAGGTTATCCGTACGCGTATAGACAAGATGGGCGTAACTCAACCAAATGTGCAGCGTGTACCCGGAACAGGGCGTATCTCTGTGGAGATGCCGGGTGTGAAGGACATCGACCGTGTAAAGAAAATGCTTCAGACTTCCGCAAAACTACAGTTCTGGGAAGTGCAGCAGCTTCAGGAGGTTGCTCCTTATTTTGAGCAGCTTTCCCAAATCATCGCCGTAAAAGGAGACTCGATCGGAGTTCCGAAAACGACGAACCTGATGAACCTGCTCCAGCTTAATACTATGGCTGCAAACGGAGTTGGTAACATTAAACTGAGCGACACAGCTACCATTAATAAAATATTAAACAGCCAGATTGCTAAGGATGCAAGGCCGGCAAATATTAAATACACAAATTTCTTCTGGGGTTACAAACCTGATGCAGGAAACGAGAATAACCTTGTCCTTTACGCTATCCGCAGCAACGCTTCACAAAAAGCACCTGTAGACGGTGCGGTAGAATCTGCAAACATCGGATATGATGATTTGGGCAGAGTAGTGGTGGACATGCAGATGGATTCCAAAGGTGCCAAGGACTGGAAAACTATGACCGAGAAAAACGTTGGAAAGCCGGTAGCTGTTACCCTGGATAACGTTGTATATACAGCGCCAAATGTAAACGAAGCTATTCCCAGCGGAAGAACACAGATTTCCGGAAACTTTTCTCAGGAAGAGGCTCAGGATCTCGTAAATGTACTTGGCGCGGGTAAACTTCCTGCCGGTGCAAAGATCGTGCAGGCTGAAGTGGTAGGGCCATCCCTGGGTGCTGAATCTATTCAGTCCGGTATGTGGTCATTCATTATTGCGTTCCTGATTATTGTGGTGTACCTGATTTTCTATTACGGTGGAGCGGGTGTTTACGCGGTTATTGCTATGGTCTTTAACCTGTTTTTCCTGATTGGAATTATGGATTCAGTAGATGCTACACTTACGCTTCCGGGTATTGCCGGTATTGTGCTTTCGATGGCCATGGCTATTGATGCCAACGTGATCGTCTATGAAAGAACGAAAGAGGAACTCTTCCTGGGCAAAAATATCAAGGAGGCCTATAAAGAAGGTTTCAACTTCTCATTATCTGCCATTATTGACGGAAACATTACTTCGTTGCTTACTGCAATTGTACTTTATGTATTCGGAACGGGTCCTATTAAAGGTTTTGCGGTAACCCTGGGTATCGGTATCCTGATGTCAATGTTTACCTGTGTACTTTTAACAAGGGTAATGATCTTCAACCGTCTTGAAAAAGGCAAAGGTCTTTCCGTTTGGACACCAATGACTAAAAACCTTTTCCGTAATACATGGATTAATTTCATCGGAAAGAGAAAGTTTGCCTATATCTTCTCAGCAATACTTACTGTTATCTGTTTGCTATCAATCTTTACCCAAGGATTTAAATTTGGTGTAGACTTTAACGGTGGGCGGAGTTATGTAGTGCGTTTCGACAAATCTGTTAATCCTGTGGAAGCTGATGAAAGTCTGCAGAAGATATTCGTTGCCAAGGACGGTGATCAGAACGCTGTTGATGTAAAGACCTTCGGTACGGACAACCAACTCAAGATCACTACCGATTATATGATCAATGAGGAATCTGTAGAAGCTGATATGGCTGTAGAACAAAAGCTGTTCGAGGGTCTTAAGCAGTTTCTGCCCGCGGACGCTTCTGTCAGGAACTTTAAAGGTGGTGAAGACACTACGTACGGGATCATCAGTTCAGTAAAAGTAGGACCTACCGTTGCCGACGATATTAAGTCCGGTGGCGCTATGGCGCTGTTAATAGCGCTTGTGGGTATCTTCCTGTATATTCTCTTACGATTTAAGAGATGGCAGTTCTCCACAGGCGCGATTGCCTCTCTGGTCCATGATGCTATCGTAATCCTGGGTGCTTATTCTATCCTGAGAAATATAATGCCTTTCAGTATGGAGATCAATCAGGACTTTATTGCGGCACTGCTTACAGTATTGGGGTACTCCATCAACGATACGGTAATCATCTTTGACAGAATCCGGGAATATTTAAAGGATAAAAAATCCCTTACTCTGGAGAATCTGTTTAACGATTCAATCTCCAGTACCCTGGGACGTACCTTTAACACCGCCTTTGCTACCTTCCTTGTAATCCTGGCCATCTTCATTTTTGGCGGCGAAAATTTAAGAGGGTTTATGTTTGCACTTCTAATCGGTGTAGGATTCGGAACGTATTCCACGTGGTTTATTGCTTCAGCCGTATCTTACGACCTTCTTAAGAAAAAGGGTACCAAGGCAATCGCTGAGGATCCCATAGTAGAAGATGTAGCCGGCACAACACGCAATTAA
- a CDS encoding TCR/Tet family MFS transporter, translating to MKKNNKSAAIGFIFITLLVDITGWGIVIPVVPSLIKELIHDADLSVASQYGGWLSFAYAFMQFLFAPVLGNLSDKYGRRPVILFALLGFALNFFIQAWAPTIFWLFVGRIFSGVTGASITTASAYIADISDDSNRSKNFGMIGAAFGLGFILGPVIGGLLGQFGPRVPFIAAGILCLLNFLYGIFVLPESLGKENRRNFSWRRANPVGTLLNIRRYPAILYLMMAWFLVYIAAHAVQTNWAFFTMYRFSWDEKMVGISLGVMGAVTAVVQGFLIRKVHPRFGTERSILYGIMLYSVGMFLFAFAYEEWMMFAILLLYCLGGIAGPALQSVISSKVPANEQGDIQGALTSVVSITSIIGPPLMTNVFYYFTHDQAPFQFAGAPFFLGFLLMAASAGFVYYVFHRKKARKS from the coding sequence GTGAAAAAAAATAATAAATCGGCAGCCATTGGGTTTATATTCATTACCCTTTTGGTTGATATTACCGGCTGGGGAATTGTTATTCCCGTAGTTCCGTCGCTGATAAAAGAACTGATACATGACGCAGATTTAAGCGTAGCCTCGCAGTATGGCGGCTGGCTGAGTTTCGCCTATGCCTTTATGCAGTTCCTCTTTGCGCCGGTACTAGGCAATCTGAGTGACAAGTACGGACGGCGGCCGGTCATATTATTTGCGCTGCTTGGTTTTGCACTTAATTTTTTCATCCAGGCCTGGGCGCCAACCATATTCTGGCTTTTTGTTGGCCGGATATTCTCGGGAGTTACCGGCGCAAGTATAACAACAGCGAGCGCCTATATTGCTGATATCTCTGATGACAGCAACCGTTCAAAGAATTTCGGGATGATTGGCGCAGCCTTCGGACTTGGATTTATCCTGGGACCGGTAATCGGCGGACTTCTGGGCCAGTTCGGTCCACGCGTGCCATTTATCGCTGCGGGTATCCTCTGTTTACTCAACTTCCTCTATGGAATCTTTGTATTGCCTGAAAGTCTGGGAAAAGAAAACCGGCGTAACTTCAGCTGGAGACGGGCTAACCCTGTGGGTACACTGCTAAATATCCGGCGGTATCCGGCCATACTGTATCTTATGATGGCCTGGTTCCTTGTTTATATTGCGGCACATGCTGTACAGACCAACTGGGCGTTCTTCACCATGTACCGCTTCAGCTGGGACGAGAAGATGGTGGGAATTTCGCTGGGTGTAATGGGAGCTGTCACCGCCGTGGTGCAGGGTTTCCTTATCCGCAAAGTCCATCCGAGGTTCGGTACTGAACGGAGCATACTTTACGGTATAATGTTATACAGCGTGGGAATGTTTCTGTTCGCATTCGCCTATGAGGAGTGGATGATGTTTGCCATACTGCTTCTGTATTGCCTGGGTGGTATAGCCGGTCCGGCCCTGCAGTCTGTCATATCTTCCAAGGTACCGGCTAATGAACAGGGCGATATTCAGGGGGCACTAACTTCTGTGGTTAGTATCACATCCATCATTGGACCGCCACTTATGACCAATGTTTTCTATTATTTCACTCATGACCAGGCCCCGTTTCAGTTTGCGGGTGCTCCGTTCTTTTTAGGTTTTCTGTTAATGGCTGCAAGTGCCGGATTTGTTTACTATGTTTTCCACCGAAAAAAAGCCCGTAAATCATAA
- a CDS encoding 23S rRNA (pseudouridine(1915)-N(3))-methyltransferase RlmH → MRINLLCIGKTSSTEIKGLIDYYMTRLPRHWNFELIEIPDVKNAGNFSPDLLKKEEAKLFLNYIESSDITVLLDENGKQFTSREFAGKMDVWMNSSVKKINFLIGGAYGFAPELHQSTGGTLSLSKMTFTHQMIRLFFVEQLYRADQILQGKPYHND, encoded by the coding sequence ATGCGAATCAATTTACTGTGTATAGGCAAGACGTCGAGCACCGAAATAAAGGGCCTTATTGATTATTATATGACCCGTCTGCCCAGACATTGGAACTTTGAACTTATTGAAATTCCTGATGTTAAAAACGCCGGAAACTTCTCCCCTGACTTGCTGAAAAAAGAGGAAGCCAAACTTTTTCTGAACTATATAGAATCTTCGGATATTACGGTTTTGTTGGACGAAAATGGTAAACAGTTTACAAGTCGTGAATTTGCGGGAAAAATGGATGTCTGGATGAATTCTTCAGTAAAGAAAATCAATTTCCTTATCGGTGGTGCCTACGGTTTTGCCCCGGAGCTTCATCAGAGTACGGGCGGTACGCTTTCACTTTCCAAAATGACATTTACGCATCAGATGATACGGCTTTTCTTTGTGGAACAACTGTACAGGGCAGATCAGATCCTGCAGGGTAAACCTTACCACAACGACTGA
- a CDS encoding phosphatase PAP2 family protein: MQELIALDKEIFLFLNGLGNHTFDNFWLMISEKWIWIPLYMVFLIVLLRTYGWRALIYMLVFIALGVAVSDQLAGIFKVGIARLRPCHDPILENLMREVECGGSFGFYSAHASNTFFIANFMTVMLKKKFGWFPLFLFLWAAIVSYSRIYLGVHFPLDVLMGGGVGYLLGGLFAALSLKVINKKLI, encoded by the coding sequence ATGCAGGAGTTAATAGCATTAGATAAGGAGATTTTTCTGTTTCTGAATGGTCTTGGAAATCACACCTTCGATAATTTCTGGCTGATGATCTCCGAAAAGTGGATATGGATTCCACTGTATATGGTGTTTCTTATTGTGCTTCTGCGCACTTATGGCTGGCGGGCTCTTATCTATATGCTGGTCTTCATCGCATTGGGCGTCGCAGTTTCAGATCAGCTGGCAGGTATTTTTAAGGTTGGGATTGCCAGACTGCGGCCATGTCATGATCCGATTCTGGAAAACCTAATGCGTGAGGTGGAGTGTGGCGGAAGTTTTGGCTTCTATTCGGCGCACGCGTCCAATACATTTTTTATTGCTAACTTTATGACGGTCATGCTGAAGAAGAAGTTCGGGTGGTTTCCACTCTTCCTTTTCCTTTGGGCCGCTATAGTTTCCTACAGCCGCATTTATCTGGGCGTTCACTTTCCACTGGATGTTCTTATGGGAGGTGGAGTAGGTTACCTTTTAGGCGGACTCTTTGCAGCATTAAGCCTTAAAGTGATCAACAAAAAACTCATTTGA
- a CDS encoding YihY/virulence factor BrkB family protein, which translates to MTFRTPHFIRKIHQFLDGIHIPFLGVSLWKMFDIYIQGVFKNKIGRTAGAISWNFVFSLFPFILFLLSIMPYLPYYDRLQFYIFDVLMHRIFPGRIEADVIGYIKNTIIPNTTSISKITIILALFFATNGTFALIDGFNENTDEKHHDVKEFITAFFITIAFISVIFLALFGVYYAELVLKWFKPAYDISWFVDNLSKIIGFISFPLFYFFLLALFYWVGTVKITRFKQAVPGALLTTVLFVLTTYLFAIYARNFATYNVLYGSIGTMILLMVWVNVNVYLLLFGNELNLAIRRVRLDKLIADELQKEIPKPIIHFDNGEVNQEHQIILETPTDNHPKL; encoded by the coding sequence ATGACTTTTAGAACCCCACACTTCATAAGAAAAATTCATCAGTTCCTGGACGGCATCCATATTCCTTTTCTGGGCGTATCACTGTGGAAAATGTTCGATATTTATATTCAGGGGGTTTTCAAAAACAAAATTGGCCGGACTGCCGGCGCGATATCGTGGAATTTCGTCTTTTCACTGTTTCCCTTTATCCTCTTTCTGCTTTCCATAATGCCTTATCTGCCGTATTATGATAGATTGCAGTTTTACATATTTGATGTGCTTATGCACCGAATATTCCCCGGAAGGATTGAAGCAGATGTAATTGGGTATATAAAGAATACAATTATTCCAAACACAACTTCCATAAGTAAAATCACCATTATTCTGGCATTGTTTTTTGCAACCAACGGAACCTTTGCCCTTATTGATGGATTCAACGAAAATACGGACGAGAAACACCATGACGTAAAAGAGTTCATCACCGCATTCTTTATTACCATAGCTTTTATCAGCGTTATATTTCTGGCTCTCTTTGGGGTATACTATGCCGAACTTGTACTCAAGTGGTTTAAGCCGGCATATGATATATCATGGTTTGTAGATAACCTTTCCAAAATAATCGGGTTTATCTCGTTTCCCCTGTTCTATTTCTTCCTGCTGGCCTTGTTTTACTGGGTAGGCACTGTGAAAATTACCCGGTTTAAACAGGCCGTGCCGGGCGCCCTGCTTACAACCGTTCTTTTTGTACTCACTACCTATCTGTTTGCTATTTACGCCCGTAATTTTGCCACTTACAATGTACTTTACGGTTCTATCGGCACCATGATCCTGCTTATGGTATGGGTAAACGTGAATGTATATTTACTGCTGTTCGGCAATGAACTGAACCTGGCCATCCGGCGTGTGAGACTGGACAAACTGATTGCCGATGAACTGCAGAAGGAAATTCCAAAACCCATTATACATTTTGATAATGGTGAAGTAAATCAAGAACACCAGATTATACTTGAAACGCCAACGGACAATCATCCCAAGCTCTGA
- a CDS encoding tetratricopeptide repeat protein, protein MKKISTFLTLAIAIMGSAQLQDSKAADECFKKADYKCAEAGYASLADKERIGKLKAQYYNNLGTSQRRLGNRQQAFASYQNALKADPNILETYINLSSMHAQWGNKQNALDFAAKGLLLDSENAELFLTRAKVYEDLKKNDLAEKDYQYLISIAPENLIARTNYATFKMNSGKLDAALKDYNTLISEKPESLLYNNRAAVYLAMKKHKEATADVDRAIKLDPKFSLSYVTKARIQFETNRATDACINLEKALKTGFEKYLINDLLKKCEVK, encoded by the coding sequence ATGAAAAAAATCTCTACTTTTCTTACCCTTGCAATAGCTATAATGGGCTCAGCACAGCTGCAGGATTCCAAAGCGGCTGACGAATGCTTTAAAAAAGCCGATTACAAATGTGCAGAAGCTGGCTATGCTTCGCTTGCCGATAAGGAGCGGATAGGCAAACTGAAAGCGCAGTACTATAATAATCTGGGGACTTCCCAGCGCCGGCTCGGCAACCGCCAGCAGGCATTTGCTTCCTACCAGAATGCACTGAAAGCGGACCCCAATATTTTGGAGACCTATATCAACTTAAGTTCTATGCATGCGCAGTGGGGTAATAAGCAGAATGCTTTGGATTTTGCCGCGAAAGGTCTCTTACTGGACAGCGAAAATGCGGAACTGTTCCTGACACGTGCTAAGGTTTATGAAGACCTGAAGAAAAATGATCTGGCCGAAAAGGATTATCAGTACCTGATTTCCATTGCGCCCGAAAACCTTATTGCCCGAACCAACTATGCGACCTTCAAGATGAATTCCGGGAAGCTTGATGCGGCACTTAAGGATTATAATACGCTCATTTCTGAAAAGCCGGAAAGTCTGCTTTATAATAACAGGGCCGCCGTTTATCTGGCCATGAAAAAACATAAGGAAGCCACTGCTGATGTGGACAGGGCTATCAAGCTGGATCCAAAATTCTCACTGTCCTATGTAACAAAAGCCCGTATCCAGTTTGAGACCAACCGTGCTACAGATGCCTGCATAAACCTTGAAAAAGCACTGAAAACCGGTTTTGAGAAATATCTGATCAACGACCTGCTGAAAAAGTGCGAGGTTAAATAG
- a CDS encoding Sec-independent protein translocase subunit TatA/TatB, which translates to MELGFSEIIVVILAIIVLFGPDKIPSIARDLGLGVRKMKGAMEDIKTEILKETDNPVAEIKREIEKVKEAAKEYDPTHELRRDLDLTAKSKTDQLSDSHQGPVSR; encoded by the coding sequence ATGGAATTAGGTTTCTCTGAAATTATCGTAGTTATACTCGCAATTATTGTTCTGTTCGGTCCGGATAAAATTCCGTCCATCGCACGCGACCTGGGCCTTGGAGTCCGCAAGATGAAGGGTGCAATGGAGGATATAAAGACCGAAATATTGAAGGAGACCGATAATCCCGTTGCTGAGATAAAGCGTGAGATTGAAAAGGTTAAGGAAGCCGCCAAGGAATACGATCCAACCCACGAACTGAGACGGGATCTGGACCTTACAGCTAAGAGCAAGACCGATCAGCTTTCCGATTCCCACCAAGGACCCGTAAGCCGCTAG
- the nhaA gene encoding Na+/H+ antiporter NhaA, giving the protein MKLTTYFQKFFQSSQSSGILLLGCVIISLLIANSGAGSSFADILQYQLGPYSTSVWINDGLMAIFFLLVGLEIKREIVEGELSSFKNASLPIFAAIGGMVVPALIFAFFNSGTEYANGWGIPMATDIAFSLAIVAMLGSRVPASIKIFLAALAIVDDLGAIMVIAIFYTEQIHWIYLLFTALVIILLIFLNRFKVTRHIYYLIPGIFLWYFMHHSGIHATIAGVILAFTIPTNASHTEISPLEKLEHRLHTPVNFLIMPLFALANTNILFKSGMVEGLFSTLGYGIILGLVAGKLIGITLFSGIAIRTKLSSLPADSNWTQMIGTALLAGIGFTMSIFIALLSYKGHLEIQEEAKFAILVASAISGVSGYFILRQAGRKKTT; this is encoded by the coding sequence ATGAAGTTAACCACCTATTTTCAAAAATTTTTCCAAAGTAGCCAGTCATCAGGCATTTTATTGCTGGGCTGCGTAATTATTTCACTACTTATAGCAAATTCCGGCGCCGGTTCATCTTTTGCCGACATTCTTCAGTATCAATTAGGACCATACAGTACTTCCGTATGGATTAATGACGGCCTGATGGCTATATTTTTCCTGCTGGTAGGTTTGGAAATTAAAAGGGAAATTGTGGAAGGTGAACTTTCAAGTTTTAAGAATGCTTCTTTGCCCATTTTTGCAGCAATTGGAGGCATGGTAGTTCCTGCGCTTATATTTGCATTCTTTAACTCAGGCACAGAATATGCTAATGGCTGGGGAATTCCGATGGCTACAGATATCGCATTCTCGCTTGCCATCGTGGCTATGCTGGGTAGCAGGGTTCCGGCCTCTATTAAGATTTTTCTTGCTGCCCTGGCTATAGTGGATGATTTAGGTGCGATTATGGTGATTGCAATTTTCTACACAGAGCAGATACACTGGATCTACCTTCTTTTCACTGCTCTGGTCATAATTTTATTGATTTTTCTGAACCGATTTAAGGTTACACGTCATATCTATTATCTTATTCCCGGGATATTCCTGTGGTATTTTATGCATCACTCCGGAATCCATGCCACTATTGCCGGTGTAATCCTTGCCTTTACCATACCAACCAATGCATCTCATACTGAAATTTCACCGCTGGAGAAACTGGAACACCGCCTGCACACTCCGGTGAATTTTCTGATAATGCCCTTATTTGCCCTGGCCAATACCAATATCCTTTTTAAAAGCGGTATGGTAGAGGGACTTTTCTCTACCCTGGGTTACGGGATTATCCTGGGTCTTGTAGCTGGAAAACTGATTGGAATCACTCTGTTTTCAGGAATTGCTATCCGCACAAAGTTAAGTTCACTTCCGGCCGACAGTAACTGGACTCAGATGATTGGAACAGCACTGCTGGCAGGAATTGGATTCACGATGTCCATTTTTATCGCACTGCTTTCTTATAAAGGTCATCTGGAGATTCAGGAAGAAGCCAAATTTGCCATTTTGGTAGCTTCGGCCATTTCCGGAGTTTCAGGTTATTTCATTCTGAGACAGGCAGGACGAAAAAAAACAACCTGA